From the Vibrio algarum genome, one window contains:
- a CDS encoding FAD-dependent oxidoreductase, with the protein MSNKYGLSRRQFIGVAGGVLGATALATVPFGQTAAEENTPSLDVKDFTTKKHKTDVLVIGGGMAGLFAAVKAHDAGAKVMMVSKGRLGSSGLTPFAKGIFSYDKDNADVSIDEFVAKVSESSLDTSNPVFTRQLAEHSFDRVQELKEWGFFDSALYNHSFMKPMTEREIPLLERIMITHLLKEDGRIVGASGFSLNEQEIIHFHAKTVILCTGSGGFKPSGFPVCDLTHDGSIMAYKIGAKITGKEWNDGHPGSATNSGSCYDNWHGQVEEKPNTTTVQINHHLGVDMNYKAYTQGGPVTMGPSKPNGPPTKQTNEETGGPYVPPAFRQSGPPPKPPEETGLRALFAGNSHSGPPGMGGVQVGGSTAGMAIHKSEGLVPIDSTGLSTIPGLYAAGDALGSYMSGGIYTQIGSSLAGSAVQGAISGEAAALESKSISLQKISQTKQYRISDEILAPLKREKGYSSAWVTQVLQNTMIPNFVLYIKKERMMQAALAYVEELKEHHVPMLIAEDLHQLRLAHETENMIITAEMKLKASLMRTESRCSHYRLDYPDVDYENWQAWLNLWQDENGDMQFEKQPFNSIDYS; encoded by the coding sequence ATGAGTAATAAATATGGTCTATCTCGACGTCAGTTTATCGGCGTAGCGGGTGGTGTATTAGGTGCCACAGCTCTTGCAACCGTACCATTCGGTCAAACAGCAGCAGAGGAAAACACCCCATCTCTTGATGTTAAAGACTTCACCACCAAAAAACATAAAACCGATGTACTCGTTATCGGTGGAGGCATGGCTGGGTTATTCGCTGCGGTTAAAGCCCATGATGCCGGTGCAAAGGTAATGATGGTATCCAAAGGGCGGCTTGGTAGCTCTGGCCTTACTCCTTTTGCCAAAGGCATTTTTAGCTACGATAAAGACAATGCCGACGTCAGTATCGATGAATTCGTCGCTAAAGTATCTGAGTCCTCATTAGATACCAGTAACCCTGTATTTACTCGACAATTAGCAGAACACTCTTTTGATCGAGTTCAAGAGCTCAAAGAGTGGGGATTCTTCGATTCTGCACTCTATAACCACAGCTTTATGAAACCGATGACAGAAAGAGAGATCCCGCTTTTAGAACGGATAATGATTACTCATCTGCTTAAAGAAGATGGTCGTATAGTAGGCGCTTCTGGTTTTAGTTTAAACGAACAAGAGATCATTCACTTCCACGCTAAAACTGTCATTCTTTGTACAGGCTCTGGCGGCTTCAAGCCAAGTGGCTTTCCGGTTTGCGACCTGACCCATGATGGATCCATTATGGCTTATAAAATTGGTGCAAAGATCACCGGAAAAGAATGGAACGACGGCCATCCAGGTTCCGCTACCAACTCTGGTTCTTGCTACGATAATTGGCATGGACAGGTAGAAGAAAAACCAAATACAACAACAGTCCAAATAAACCACCATTTGGGTGTTGATATGAATTATAAAGCGTATACCCAAGGTGGGCCTGTAACGATGGGGCCTTCTAAACCTAACGGGCCCCCTACTAAACAAACCAATGAGGAAACTGGAGGACCTTATGTTCCTCCTGCATTTCGCCAGTCCGGTCCACCACCGAAGCCACCAGAAGAGACAGGCCTAAGGGCGCTCTTTGCTGGTAACTCGCATTCTGGCCCTCCTGGTATGGGAGGCGTGCAAGTAGGCGGTTCAACCGCAGGTATGGCAATCCACAAATCCGAAGGGCTAGTACCCATCGATAGTACTGGACTGAGCACAATACCAGGTCTTTATGCCGCTGGAGATGCACTTGGGTCTTATATGTCTGGTGGTATTTATACGCAAATTGGTTCGTCATTAGCGGGCTCCGCAGTACAAGGTGCTATATCCGGTGAAGCTGCGGCATTGGAAAGCAAAAGTATTTCACTACAGAAGATTAGCCAAACAAAACAATACCGCATTAGCGATGAAATCTTGGCTCCACTGAAGAGAGAAAAAGGCTATAGCTCAGCATGGGTAACTCAAGTATTACAAAATACTATGATCCCTAACTTCGTTCTATACATCAAAAAAGAACGCATGATGCAGGCCGCTTTAGCCTATGTTGAAGAACTAAAAGAGCATCACGTCCCGATGCTGATTGCGGAAGATCTTCACCAACTTAGATTAGCGCATGAAACAGAAAACATGATCATTACTGCAGAAATGAAACTGAAAGCCTCGTTAATGCGTACAGAAAGTCGCTGTAGTCACTACCGCCTAGACTATCCAGACGTTGATTACGAAAACTGGCAAGCATGGCTCAACCTATGGCAGGATGAAAACGGTGATATGCAGTTTGAAAAACAACCATTCAACTCGATTGATTATAGCTAA
- a CDS encoding LysR family transcriptional regulator, which yields MNNRLPSIKSLQVFLITAKQLNLTRAAERLNITQGAVSRQIQMLEDLLGVQLFYRKARGLKLTAQGEKFIPHAEDIVTRLRKAVVGMSSQSEIIKLNAPSCITSWILPNLMKFQENYPEVKVELTSTVTHFVTPDFDVFDATIVYGKVPKSSYLEANLLFEEQLSPVCIPGLLETEDPKKLDDKIDQFTWLHANAEQTDWKAWLTHRGYKGSLSKRNQNFPTLDHAMNAALQGFGIVIGDIKLAERDIKAKRLLRLYDDTVSSGMSYFFVHPKNGQHPLLARLLAQLLSE from the coding sequence ATGAACAATAGATTACCCTCAATCAAGAGCTTGCAAGTCTTTTTGATTACGGCTAAACAATTGAATTTGACCCGTGCGGCTGAAAGGCTAAATATCACTCAAGGTGCGGTCAGTCGGCAAATTCAAATGCTTGAAGATCTACTCGGTGTTCAGCTTTTTTATCGCAAAGCGCGCGGGCTGAAACTAACCGCGCAAGGAGAGAAATTTATCCCTCATGCGGAAGATATCGTGACTCGTTTGCGTAAAGCTGTTGTTGGCATGTCTAGTCAATCGGAAATAATCAAGCTAAATGCGCCGAGTTGCATTACTTCGTGGATTTTACCTAATTTAATGAAATTTCAGGAAAACTACCCAGAAGTTAAAGTAGAGCTTACTTCAACGGTGACTCATTTTGTCACACCAGATTTTGATGTGTTTGACGCAACGATTGTTTACGGGAAAGTGCCTAAATCGTCTTATTTGGAAGCAAACTTATTGTTTGAAGAACAGCTATCACCGGTTTGTATTCCCGGGTTATTAGAAACAGAGGATCCTAAAAAGTTAGACGATAAGATTGACCAGTTTACCTGGCTGCATGCAAATGCAGAGCAAACTGACTGGAAAGCATGGTTAACTCATCGTGGTTATAAAGGAAGTCTGAGTAAGAGAAATCAAAATTTTCCTACTTTGGATCATGCGATGAATGCCGCGCTGCAAGGATTTGGCATTGTTATCGGAGACATTAAGCTAGCCGAGCGAGACATTAAAGCAAAGCGTTTGCTCAGATTGTATGATGACACGGTATCTTCAGGTATGAGTTATTTTTTTGTTCATCCTAAAAATGGTCAGCACCCCTTGCTTGCGAGGTTATTAGCTCAGCTTTTGTCTGAATGA